TTCTGGCCTACGATTACTAAGAGTAATTTCCATGTTCATTTGCAGGCTTGAGTCTCGTAGGAAAAGGCCATTGGGGCCAAGATTGAGTGTAACATTTGAGCTGAAAGCTTGGACAAGATATATTACCATCCTTTGTATTGTAGGAAGCTCATTGTGTTTGCTTTTCCATGTTATAGTTTAGTGCCGAAGAAGCTGTCACATACCAGCTTGATGCTTTGATGTTCAATGACCAGCCTCGGCCAGATTATGGCATTGAAGTAATGTATAGGGTAATTTGCGAACTATGATCCGTTGTTTATTTTTGTTAAGTTGCATTTGGTTGGTACTCTCAAGTAATTGTTTTCATCGTTACTGTGATGTTATACACGGACAGTTTGCAGGTTTTGATCCATTTGAAAGATCAACATATTTCGGCCCCTTCTTTGATTTAGGCCAGGTCAGTTTATGTTTAGGATTTGGCAATTTTCATCTCAcattttcttcatatttttaCTTACTGAGTGCTAAAGCCGGTAATGAATGGTACTTGAGAAAATTAATAGTATATCTGTGTTACGTTAATTATATCTTCtgtaaaaaattgaaaactgATTATGTGTGCAGTTTGAAAGATTTAGGCGGATCTTTCATCACTCGAGCTACAGAGTTTTACTTGGTCACCGGGAAAGAAAGATCTTGAGCAGTTTAAACGTTAATGAGGTTATGTCTGCGCTGATCATAGCTACTGTGCACATtaattttctcttttctttAAACAATCAGCATATGCTATACAGAATACCCATAAGCAGCGAGTGTGGATACGAGGACCTCGGCCTGAGGAAGAAGAAGTGTTTCAATTTACCATGGTTCAGGTACGATTATTTTCACTGACTACATTTTTCTGCAGATCTCGCTTCTAAGGTAGGAACAATGAGTTTTTTGGTTTGTAAGTTGAAAAATGAGTTGGGATACAGATTTTAATACTTCAACTAATGGATCGTATTTCGTTTATAGAGGGTTGGTGGTTCTTGGGATGGTTATTGGCTGACAGAATCTGTCCTTCATGATGGAGATAGTTTTTTGGGAGGGGTGGCTTACTGAAACCATTTGTGATTAGGTCTACAGAGTTGATCTGTTTGTAAAGATATGGATGACTAAATATATCCCTTATTGCTCTTAAAACAGATACTGTTTTTATTTGTACAGGAATATGATGTAttaccatattttataatttacatCTTTTACATGAACGAGGGTCCATGTTCGGAAATACTTTATCTTGAACGTTGTGGTCACTGGCATGCTCAAAAGGGTGCACACAATACTGCGTACACGAggattaatataaatatattatcttcTTTTGAACAGCAACTGTGTTGTTGTGCAGTGAGAAACCCCTGTGGTGAATCATGTTAGAATTAAAGCAACGTAACTTGTGTAGTGAGAGACATTTGGGTGATTGCGCACGCGGAGGGCtcctttatttttcaaaaaccatTTAGCAAGTGTGCCAATACAAGGAAAGCAAAGAAGATTTCATATTTAAACTAGATACATCAAAGCCATTTGCAGTTTATTTTGTTTGAGTCTGAAAACGATCACGTAATTTAGATGTTGAAACCAAAACCAGTGTGCTTCTTCTTTCTTTGTGGTTTGCATCAGCTACATTTTTCCCGTTAACCGTGCACAAGTCGTGAAAAAGTCATTTTGCCCAGAAAAAAATGGAGCATTTTGTTTAATCCCATGAATAAAACTCTGAAAAACAAGCACCTCTACAAGCTTGAAAGCATCACACCGCTAAAGCTGAAACATCTTACAAACTACTAACTTAATGGCTGAAGTGTTGTTTATCTGTAAACGAACCGTGATTAGTAATAAGCCAGTGCAACCAGGCAAGTTCATCCCTCTTATCGGTTTTGGACCATACAATGGAACATAACAATCTTCGAATTGTGCTCTATTACTAGCTTCCAATGGTAAGAAAAGTCGGAGTACTGATCATGATGCTTAGAGAATCGATATCTGAGATGTTGACTTCATTTCCTGTGGTCGTGGGGAGACTTTTAAAGTCTCCTGAAGGGCTCTGGATGGTTAAATGCGATGATGCAGGGCTGAGAATGTTGGAAGCAAGGGCGAGAATGACACTGGATGAGTGGCTGAGGAATGTGGATAGGGAGAAGGAGCTGAAGCTTGTTCATTGGGAGGAAATGTTTCACAAACCCTACTTTGGGTCTACATTTTATGTTCAGGTAAAGAAATATTTGCTCCCCAATTACTTTTTGAGAGGCCTAAGCCTCGGAAACTGTTTACAAAAAGATCTACTcgaaattcttgattttgagatTGTAAATTAGATTTCTAACGTCTGAGTTTTTTGGAGATGCCTCAGATAACTGAATTTGAAACTGGAGAACTAGCAATAGGTTTGAGCTGTACACACCTTCTTTCTGATCCCAAATGTGCTACCATGTTGATAAAGGCTTGGGCTGACGCAACATTGGGAGGAAAGATCATATCTCCACCCTCGTTCCACCCCTTGCCACCACGAAAACAAGAAGGCAACACCACCAATCACCAGCCTTATTTTCAATTGATCAACTACTACAAATCAGTATTGGGAAAACCATCTGCAGTATCTGATGTAAAACAAAGTACCTTTACTCTTAAAATTCAAACACGAAATGGTAAAAAGATTTATTGAGATGGCTGAAACAGCACGTGATGGACATGAACAAGAGTTGAAACTAACTCCCTTTGAGGCCTATCAGCAAGGAAAAGGGGATTAAGGGTTCTTTGATTGACTTAAGCGTAAGCTTGGATACACGACAAAAGCTTCGATGGATGAAGGGTTCTTTGGAAATTGCACTGTGTATAATATGGTGAAAGGAGAAGGATTGAACGAAAATGAAGTGTCTAAAGCCGCTGCTGCTATAAAGGAAGTGGTCTCACAAATGGATAAGGATAGAGTTATGGATTTGATTGAATTCTTGGAGCAAgaaaacattgaaaatcctCCATGGATGACAGGCCATCATCTAATTTGTGCAAATTTTGAGAATGCCGTTTTTGAAGGTAATT
This genomic window from Primulina huaijiensis isolate GDHJ02 chromosome 7, ASM1229523v2, whole genome shotgun sequence contains:
- the LOC140981377 gene encoding uncharacterized protein, whose protein sequence is MTMETVLFGSSLVYAPSHSSKPLSLRFRACAADVPDFLSADWLESRRKRPLGPRLSFSAEEAVTYQLDALMFNDQPRPDYGIEVMYRFAGFDPFERSTYFGPFFDLGQFERFRRIFHHSSYRVLLGHRERKILSSLNVNENTHKQRVWIRGPRPEEEEVFQFTMVQLPMVRKVGVLIMMLRESISEMLTSFPVVVGRLLKSPEGLWMVKCDDAGLRMLEARARMTLDEWLRNVDREKELKLVHWEEMFHKPYFGSTFYVQITEFETGELAIGLSCTHLLSDPKCATMLIKAWADATLGGKIISPPSFHPLPPRKQEGNTTNHQPYFQLINYYKSVLGKPSAVSDVKQSTFTLKIQTRNGKKIY